In a genomic window of Streptomyces katrae:
- a CDS encoding DUF6350 family protein, with amino-acid sequence MTQVIERGAPLPAAPQARAPRRSPAAAACVLGGAVAAGLGLGFLAVLVIVLWISSPYPDSGPGGALHLAAGLWLMAHGTELVRYDTLSGVPAPVGVTPLLLVALPVLLMRRAARLGSASGVGVGVGVGVEAESEEVLPASAVFSAVLCGYLGVGALATLYAAGGPMPADPISAAWHLPLVAVFAAGAGVWTAKGRPAGPLPGWVPGAVRRAAARPRYALALRSGAAGVLVLLGGGTVLVGASLVWHAGEVQSSFLTLTGVWSGRFAVLLLAVTLVPNAAVWGAAYGLGPGFAVGTGATATPLGFEGAAALPRFPLLAALPPEGPGTPLTWAAAGVPVAAGLVVGWLAVRRAREVSYGETALTAALGAVVCGLAMAGLAAASAGALGTRALAAFGPVWWQTGAAAAGWVLVLAVPVAVGVHGVRNRPAGGGAGDAWHDSGVRELRWAALKEAALPLVPPAPGTPPPPTAPPPPAAPPPPAAPPPPAAPGAPAAPGAAGAPAAPGPAAVPAATGVSSGPGAPSAATAPAAPGAPGVPQAPGVSAGPGGESVGGAAEVPGGQGVAEGGVLAPGVVGARVLVRRRPEG; translated from the coding sequence GTGACCCAAGTGATCGAACGCGGGGCCCCTTTGCCGGCGGCCCCGCAGGCCCGGGCGCCGCGCCGTTCACCCGCGGCGGCGGCCTGTGTGCTCGGCGGCGCCGTGGCCGCCGGACTGGGGCTCGGCTTCCTGGCCGTGCTCGTGATCGTGCTGTGGATCAGCTCCCCCTATCCCGACAGCGGCCCCGGCGGGGCGCTGCACCTCGCCGCCGGACTGTGGCTGATGGCCCACGGGACCGAACTCGTCCGCTACGACACCCTGTCCGGGGTGCCCGCGCCCGTCGGGGTGACACCGCTGCTGCTGGTGGCGCTGCCCGTGCTGCTGATGCGGCGGGCGGCGCGGCTGGGCAGTGCCTCCGGGGTCGGCGTGGGCGTCGGCGTCGGGGTGGAGGCGGAGTCCGAGGAGGTGCTGCCGGCGAGCGCGGTGTTCTCCGCCGTGCTCTGCGGCTACCTCGGGGTGGGCGCGCTGGCCACGCTGTACGCGGCGGGCGGCCCGATGCCCGCGGACCCGATCAGCGCCGCCTGGCACCTGCCGCTGGTGGCGGTGTTCGCGGCGGGCGCCGGGGTGTGGACGGCGAAGGGGCGGCCGGCCGGGCCGCTGCCGGGCTGGGTCCCGGGAGCCGTGCGCAGGGCGGCGGCCCGGCCGCGGTACGCGCTGGCGCTGCGGTCGGGGGCGGCGGGGGTGCTCGTCCTGCTGGGCGGTGGCACGGTGCTGGTCGGGGCGTCGCTGGTGTGGCACGCGGGGGAGGTGCAGTCCTCGTTCCTGACGCTGACCGGGGTGTGGTCGGGGCGGTTCGCGGTGCTGCTGCTGGCGGTGACCCTGGTGCCGAACGCGGCGGTGTGGGGCGCGGCGTACGGGCTGGGGCCCGGGTTCGCGGTGGGGACGGGGGCGACGGCCACGCCGCTGGGCTTCGAGGGGGCGGCGGCGCTGCCGAGGTTCCCGCTGCTGGCGGCGCTGCCGCCGGAGGGGCCGGGGACGCCGCTGACGTGGGCGGCGGCCGGGGTGCCGGTGGCGGCGGGGCTGGTGGTGGGGTGGCTCGCGGTGCGGCGGGCCCGGGAGGTCTCGTACGGGGAGACCGCGCTGACGGCGGCGCTGGGGGCGGTGGTGTGCGGGCTGGCGATGGCCGGGCTGGCGGCGGCGTCGGCGGGTGCGCTGGGGACGCGGGCGCTGGCGGCGTTCGGGCCGGTGTGGTGGCAGACGGGGGCCGCGGCGGCGGGGTGGGTGCTGGTGCTGGCGGTGCCGGTGGCGGTGGGGGTGCACGGGGTACGGAACCGGCCGGCGGGCGGGGGTGCGGGGGATGCGTGGCACGACTCCGGGGTGCGGGAGCTGAGGTGGGCGGCGCTGAAGGAGGCGGCCCTCCCCCTGGTCCCCCCTGCCCCCGGGACCCCTCCGCCTCCGACCGCCCCTCCGCCTCCGGCTGCCCCTCCGCCTCCGGCTGCCCCTCCGCCTCCGGCTGCCCCGGGGGCTCCGGCTGCCCCGGGGGCAGCGGGGGCTCCGGCCGCTCCGGGGCCGGCGGCGGTTCCGGCGGCCACCGGGGTTTCGTCCGGGCCGGGTGCTCCGTCCGCCGCGACGGCTCCAGCCGCCCCGGGCGCTCCGGGTGTTCCGCAGGCTCCCGGGGTTTCGGCGGGGCCGGGCGGAGAGTCGGTCGGCGGTGCCGCGGAGGTTCCGGGCGGTCAGGGCGTGGCGGAGGGCGGGGTGTTGGCGCCGGGGGTGGTGGGGGCGCGGGTGCTCGTGCGGCGGCGTCCGGAGGGCTGA
- a CDS encoding helix-turn-helix domain-containing protein, with amino-acid sequence MTPDVETGSCSERGLPPPKERRRLRESGELTHEQVATELGVSPGTVRSWETGRTEPGARTRAAYADLLDRLARAGANRSAGPNTRPGRAAKRAPKPPSTPPRPTTRPHLPTTPEPTAPEATAPVRDAPEPAAPVRDASVRDASAEPTAPEPAAAETPAPHPGPPLPAAVTPVPTAPPAPPAPAPGPPQPAPARAAADVPQPAADAPPDPATGGAASAGHGGTGPHPEPPAAPRQPPVAVTPVPTAPPAPPAPAPGPPQPAPARAAADVPQPAADAPPDPATGGAASAGHGGTGPHPEPPARVPADAGPGADPGRPAPGRAGRVVRPRGPAEAFDSLYAYSAPALVRQVYLLTGRRSLAQESVERAFRQAWAQWPEVATDPDPVGWVRAAAYEYALSPWRRLRRAHRALGRPDKAPADPNDRILLGALLALPPAHRRTVLLYDGVGLDLPDTAAETEASTPTTGNRLLHAHADLAARLPGLAGVPPQEQSAVLREWLGAVRPAVPLEPPPAATVRTLSEYRARRWARAALVLTAVIAATTGYTTVTAPDHYVAPVPAGVSVSGVPPLSGPPRLTETSRVLQDKLRDHPAAGPRRIHPTLE; translated from the coding sequence ATGACGCCAGACGTCGAGACGGGCTCCTGCTCGGAGCGGGGCCTGCCGCCCCCCAAAGAGCGGCGCCGGCTGCGCGAGTCGGGCGAACTGACGCACGAACAGGTCGCGACGGAGCTGGGGGTCAGCCCCGGCACCGTCCGCTCTTGGGAAACGGGCCGCACGGAGCCGGGTGCGCGCACGCGTGCCGCGTACGCGGACCTGCTGGACCGTCTCGCGCGCGCGGGCGCGAACCGCTCCGCAGGCCCGAACACCCGGCCCGGACGCGCCGCGAAACGCGCCCCGAAGCCCCCTTCCACCCCGCCCCGCCCCACGACCCGCCCCCACTTGCCCACCACCCCGGAACCCACCGCCCCGGAAGCCACCGCCCCGGTACGGGACGCCCCGGAACCCGCCGCCCCGGTGCGGGACGCCTCGGTGCGGGACGCCTCGGCGGAGCCGACGGCGCCGGAGCCGGCCGCGGCCGAGACCCCCGCACCGCACCCCGGGCCCCCGCTGCCCGCCGCGGTCACCCCGGTGCCCACCGCCCCACCGGCGCCGCCCGCGCCCGCCCCCGGCCCGCCGCAACCCGCGCCGGCACGCGCCGCTGCGGACGTCCCGCAGCCGGCCGCCGACGCCCCGCCCGACCCCGCGACGGGCGGTGCGGCGTCAGCCGGGCACGGCGGCACCGGCCCGCACCCCGAGCCGCCCGCCGCACCGCGCCAGCCGCCCGTCGCGGTCACCCCGGTGCCCACCGCCCCACCGGCGCCGCCCGCGCCCGCCCCCGGCCCGCCGCAACCCGCGCCGGCACGCGCCGCTGCGGACGTCCCGCAGCCGGCCGCCGACGCCCCGCCCGACCCCGCGACGGGCGGTGCGGCGTCCGCCGGGCACGGCGGCACCGGCCCGCACCCCGAGCCGCCCGCCCGAGTCCCCGCGGACGCGGGGCCCGGGGCGGACCCCGGCCGGCCGGCGCCCGGCAGGGCGGGGCGGGTGGTGCGGCCGCGGGGGCCCGCCGAGGCGTTCGACTCGCTCTACGCCTACTCCGCCCCCGCACTCGTCCGCCAGGTCTACCTGCTGACGGGCCGTCGCAGCCTCGCGCAGGAGTCCGTGGAGCGGGCGTTCCGTCAGGCCTGGGCGCAGTGGCCCGAGGTGGCCACCGACCCCGATCCCGTCGGCTGGGTCCGCGCCGCTGCGTACGAGTACGCGCTCTCCCCCTGGCGGCGGCTGCGCCGCGCCCACCGGGCCCTCGGCCGCCCCGACAAGGCCCCGGCCGACCCCAACGACCGCATCCTGCTGGGCGCCCTCCTCGCCCTGCCGCCCGCGCACCGCCGGACCGTGCTGCTCTACGACGGCGTCGGCCTCGACCTGCCCGACACGGCCGCCGAGACCGAGGCCAGCACCCCCACCACCGGCAACCGGCTGCTCCACGCCCACGCCGACCTCGCCGCCCGGCTCCCCGGGCTGGCCGGCGTGCCCCCGCAGGAGCAGTCGGCCGTGCTGCGCGAATGGCTCGGCGCGGTGCGGCCCGCCGTACCGCTGGAGCCGCCGCCGGCGGCCACCGTCCGCACCCTCAGCGAATACCGCGCCCGCCGCTGGGCGCGGGCCGCGCTCGTGCTGACGGCGGTGATCGCCGCCACCACCGGGTACACCACCGTCACCGCGCCGGACCACTACGTGGCACCGGTCCCGGCGGGCGTCAGCGTCTCCGGGGTGCCGCCGCTCAGCGGTCCGCCGAGGCTGACCGAGACCAGCCGGGTCCTGCAGGACAAACTCCGCGACCATCCCGCCGCCGGCCCCCGCCGGATCCACCCGACGCTGGAGTGA
- a CDS encoding DUF3017 domain-containing protein, with the protein MRAEHDANGTGEAGGTGTAGPADGTGGTGRPGARAAGGTDRAAVGAAAGAPARAVAKSRRFPAVTQDTARPEGAGRAIPGAVSTPARQWPMLSVLAATAVGLLTTAMGHPRVGCLVIGVALIGAAVLRRALPSVGMLAVRSRFTDMVTYGVLGVAITLLALVMEPKPVLHLPFLETAVRFTVR; encoded by the coding sequence GTGCGGGCTGAGCACGACGCGAACGGGACCGGGGAGGCCGGAGGGACCGGCACGGCCGGCCCGGCCGACGGGACCGGCGGGACGGGCCGGCCCGGTGCCCGCGCCGCGGGGGGCACGGACCGGGCCGCCGTCGGCGCGGCGGCCGGTGCCCCCGCCCGGGCGGTGGCGAAGTCCCGGCGGTTCCCCGCCGTCACCCAGGACACCGCCCGCCCCGAGGGCGCCGGCCGCGCCATCCCCGGTGCCGTGTCCACGCCCGCCCGCCAGTGGCCGATGCTCAGCGTCCTCGCCGCCACCGCCGTCGGGCTGCTGACCACGGCGATGGGGCACCCGCGCGTCGGCTGCCTCGTCATCGGCGTCGCCCTGATCGGGGCCGCGGTGCTGCGGCGCGCCCTGCCCTCGGTGGGGATGCTCGCGGTGCGCTCCCGGTTCACCGACATGGTCACGTACGGGGTGCTGGGCGTGGCGATCACGCTGCTGGCGCTGGTGATGGAGCCGAAGCCGGTGCTGCACCTGCCGTTCCTGGAGACCGCGGTCCGCTTCACCGTCCGCTGA
- a CDS encoding RDD family protein yields MSFGDPNNPYGQQQPPQGQPGYGYPQQAPQGVPPQGQPGYGYPQQPPQQPYGVPPQAPGTLQANNGYINVAGLGTVQVATMGRRFGARVIDGLIIGVLYFILSSVVFAGAFGAASDIKDCTGIDPTSPEYSTCLHEASTQAGEAAGGIFAAFFGGLLILGLATLLYEWLMIAFVGATVGKMALGLKVVKENTGQVPGIGGGFIRWIIPMVGSFLCGIGQLLVYLSPFFDNSGKLQGWHDRAAGTIVVKK; encoded by the coding sequence ATGAGCTTCGGCGACCCGAACAACCCCTACGGGCAGCAGCAGCCGCCGCAGGGCCAGCCCGGCTACGGCTACCCGCAGCAGGCCCCGCAGGGCGTCCCGCCGCAGGGCCAGCCCGGCTACGGCTACCCGCAGCAGCCGCCGCAGCAGCCGTACGGCGTTCCTCCCCAGGCGCCCGGCACGCTCCAGGCCAACAACGGCTACATCAACGTCGCGGGCCTCGGCACCGTGCAGGTCGCCACGATGGGCCGCCGCTTCGGCGCCCGCGTGATCGACGGCCTGATCATCGGTGTCCTGTACTTCATCCTGAGCTCCGTGGTGTTCGCGGGCGCCTTCGGCGCGGCCAGCGACATCAAGGACTGCACGGGCATCGACCCGACGTCCCCGGAGTACAGCACCTGCCTCCACGAGGCGTCGACCCAGGCCGGCGAGGCCGCCGGCGGCATCTTCGCGGCCTTCTTCGGCGGTCTGCTCATCCTCGGTCTCGCCACCCTGCTCTACGAATGGCTGATGATCGCGTTCGTGGGCGCCACCGTCGGCAAGATGGCCCTCGGCCTGAAGGTCGTCAAGGAGAACACGGGTCAGGTCCCGGGCATCGGCGGCGGCTTCATCCGCTGGATCATCCCGATGGTCGGCTCTTTCCTCTGCGGCATCGGCCAGCTCCTGGTCTACCTCTCCCCCTTCTTCGACAACTCGGGCAAGCTCCAGGGCTGGCACGACCGTGCCGCGGGCACGATCGTCGTCAAGAAGTAA
- a CDS encoding malate dehydrogenase yields the protein MTRTPVNVTVTGAAGQIGYALLFRIASGHLLGADVPVKLRLLEIPQGMKAAEGTAMELDDCAFPLLKGIDIFDDPNQGFDGANVALLVGARPRTKGMERGDLLSANGGIFKPQGAAINAHAADDIKVLVVGNPANTNALIAQAAAPDVPAERFTAMTRLDHNRAVSQLAQRTGADLTEIKRLTIWGNHSATQYPDIFHAEIAGKNAAEVVNDEQWLAETFIPTVAKRGAAIIEARGASSAASAANAAIDHVHTWVNGTAAGDWTSMGIPSDGSYGVPEGLISSFPVTCKDGKYEIVQGLDINEFSRKRIDASVAELVEERDAVRGLGLI from the coding sequence ATGACCCGCACTCCCGTGAATGTCACCGTGACCGGCGCAGCCGGCCAGATCGGTTACGCCCTGCTCTTCCGCATCGCGTCCGGCCACCTGCTCGGCGCGGACGTGCCGGTCAAGCTCCGCCTCCTGGAGATCCCGCAGGGCATGAAGGCCGCCGAGGGCACCGCCATGGAGCTCGACGACTGCGCCTTCCCGCTGCTCAAGGGCATCGACATCTTCGACGACCCGAACCAGGGCTTCGACGGCGCCAACGTCGCCCTCCTCGTGGGCGCCCGCCCGCGCACCAAGGGCATGGAGCGCGGTGACCTGCTCTCCGCCAACGGCGGCATCTTCAAGCCGCAGGGCGCCGCGATCAACGCGCACGCCGCGGACGACATCAAGGTCCTGGTCGTGGGCAACCCGGCCAACACCAACGCGCTCATCGCGCAGGCCGCCGCCCCGGACGTACCGGCCGAGCGCTTCACCGCGATGACCCGCCTGGACCACAACCGCGCCGTCTCGCAGCTCGCTCAGCGCACGGGTGCCGACCTCACCGAGATCAAGCGCCTCACCATCTGGGGCAACCACTCGGCGACCCAGTACCCGGACATCTTCCACGCGGAGATCGCCGGCAAGAACGCCGCCGAGGTCGTCAACGACGAGCAGTGGCTGGCCGAGACCTTCATCCCGACCGTCGCCAAGCGCGGCGCCGCGATCATCGAGGCCCGTGGCGCGTCCTCGGCCGCCTCCGCCGCCAACGCCGCCATCGACCACGTCCACACGTGGGTCAACGGCACCGCGGCCGGCGACTGGACCTCCATGGGCATCCCCTCGGACGGCTCCTACGGCGTCCCGGAGGGCCTGATCTCCTCCTTCCCCGTCACCTGCAAGGACGGCAAGTACGAGATCGTCCAGGGCCTGGACATCAACGAGTTCTCCCGCAAGCGCATCGACGCTTCCGTGGCGGAGCTCGTCGAGGAGCGCGACGCGGTCCGCGGGCTCGGCCTGATCTGA
- the purH gene encoding bifunctional phosphoribosylaminoimidazolecarboxamide formyltransferase/IMP cyclohydrolase: MTANETTTAATQRPIRRALVSVYDKTGLEDLARGLHEAGVALVSTGSTASKIAAAGVPVTKVEELTGFPECLDGRVKTLHPRVHAGILADLRLEDHQRQLAELGVEPFDLVIVNLYPFRETVASGATPDECVEQIDIGGPSMVRAAAKNHPSVAVVTSPARYADVLAAAQGGGFDLAARKRLAAEAFQHTAAYDVAVASWFADDYAAADDSGFPDFLGATYGRKNVLRYGENPHQGAALYVDGTGGLAEAEQLHGKEMSYNNYTDTDAARRAAYDHADPCVAIIKHANPCGIATGADVAEAHRKAHACDPLSAFGGVIAVNRPVTVELAEQVAEIFTEVIVAPAYEDGAVEVLARKKNIRVLRAEGAPSNPVEVKPIDGGALLQVTDRLQAEGDDPANWTLATGDALSAEELAELAFAWKACRAVKSNAILLAKDGASVGVGMGQVNRVDSAKLAVERAGAERAQGSYAASDAFFPFPDGLEILTAAGVKAVVQPGGSVRDELVVEAAKKAGVTMYFTGTRHFFH, translated from the coding sequence GTGACCGCCAACGAAACGACGACGGCTGCGACCCAGCGGCCGATCCGCCGTGCGCTCGTCAGTGTCTACGACAAGACGGGACTGGAAGACCTGGCCCGCGGCCTGCACGAGGCGGGCGTCGCGCTCGTCTCGACCGGCTCCACCGCCTCGAAGATCGCCGCGGCCGGTGTGCCCGTCACCAAGGTCGAGGAGCTGACCGGCTTCCCCGAGTGCCTCGACGGCCGGGTCAAGACCCTCCACCCGCGCGTGCACGCCGGCATCCTCGCCGACCTGCGCCTGGAGGACCACCAGCGCCAGCTCGCCGAGCTGGGCGTGGAGCCCTTCGACCTGGTGATCGTCAACCTGTACCCCTTCCGGGAGACCGTCGCCTCCGGCGCCACCCCGGACGAGTGCGTCGAGCAGATCGACATCGGCGGCCCGTCGATGGTCCGCGCCGCCGCCAAGAACCACCCGTCGGTCGCCGTCGTCACCAGCCCGGCCCGTTACGCCGACGTCCTCGCGGCGGCCCAGGGCGGCGGTTTCGACCTCGCGGCCCGCAAGCGGCTCGCGGCCGAGGCCTTCCAGCACACCGCCGCGTACGACGTGGCCGTGGCCTCCTGGTTCGCCGACGACTACGCCGCCGCCGACGACTCCGGCTTCCCCGACTTCCTGGGTGCCACGTACGGGCGGAAGAACGTGCTGCGCTACGGCGAGAACCCGCACCAGGGCGCCGCGCTCTACGTCGACGGCACCGGCGGCCTGGCCGAGGCGGAGCAGCTGCACGGCAAGGAGATGTCGTACAACAACTACACGGACACCGACGCCGCGCGCCGGGCCGCGTACGACCACGCCGACCCCTGCGTCGCGATCATCAAGCACGCCAACCCGTGCGGCATCGCGACCGGTGCCGACGTCGCCGAGGCGCACCGCAAGGCGCACGCCTGCGACCCGCTCTCCGCGTTCGGCGGCGTCATCGCCGTCAACCGCCCGGTGACGGTGGAGCTGGCCGAGCAGGTCGCCGAGATCTTCACCGAGGTCATCGTGGCCCCGGCGTACGAGGACGGCGCCGTCGAGGTGCTCGCCCGCAAGAAGAACATCCGCGTGCTGCGGGCCGAGGGCGCCCCCTCCAACCCCGTCGAGGTCAAGCCGATCGACGGCGGTGCGCTGCTCCAGGTCACCGACCGGCTCCAGGCCGAGGGCGACGACCCGGCGAACTGGACCCTGGCCACCGGCGACGCCCTCTCCGCCGAGGAGCTGGCCGAGCTCGCCTTCGCCTGGAAGGCCTGCCGCGCCGTCAAGTCCAACGCGATCCTGCTGGCCAAGGACGGCGCCTCGGTCGGCGTCGGCATGGGCCAGGTCAACCGGGTCGACTCCGCGAAGCTGGCGGTCGAGCGGGCCGGCGCGGAACGGGCGCAGGGCTCGTACGCGGCCTCGGACGCGTTCTTCCCCTTCCCCGACGGGCTGGAGATCCTGACCGCCGCCGGTGTCAAGGCCGTCGTCCAGCCGGGCGGGTCGGTCCGTGACGAGCTGGTCGTCGAGGCCGCGAAGAAGGCGGGCGTGACCATGTACTTCACCGGTACGCGCCACTTCTTCCACTGA
- the purN gene encoding phosphoribosylglycinamide formyltransferase, giving the protein MAASRLVVLVSGSGTNLQALLDAIDAHPGGAEGFGAEVVAVGADRENIAGLERAEKAGIPTFVCPVKAYGSREEWDAALTEQTDAYAPDLVVSAGFMKIVGKNFIDRFGGRFINTHPALLPAFPGAHGVRDALAYGAKVTGCTVHFVDSGVDTGPIIAQGVVEVLDGEDEAALHERIKEVERQLLVDVVGRLARHGYRIEGRKVTIQ; this is encoded by the coding sequence ATGGCCGCCTCCCGCCTGGTCGTGCTGGTTTCCGGCTCCGGCACCAACCTCCAGGCCCTGCTCGACGCCATCGACGCCCACCCCGGCGGAGCCGAGGGTTTCGGTGCCGAGGTCGTCGCCGTCGGGGCCGACCGCGAGAACATCGCCGGTCTGGAACGGGCCGAGAAGGCGGGGATCCCGACCTTCGTGTGCCCGGTCAAGGCATATGGGAGCCGTGAGGAGTGGGACGCCGCCCTCACCGAGCAGACCGACGCGTACGCGCCGGACCTCGTGGTCTCCGCGGGGTTCATGAAGATCGTCGGCAAGAACTTCATCGACCGCTTCGGCGGCCGGTTCATCAACACCCACCCCGCCCTCCTCCCGGCCTTCCCCGGCGCGCACGGGGTACGGGACGCCCTCGCGTACGGGGCGAAGGTCACCGGCTGCACGGTCCACTTCGTGGACAGCGGCGTGGATACCGGCCCGATCATCGCCCAGGGTGTCGTGGAGGTCCTGGACGGGGAGGACGAAGCCGCGCTCCATGAGCGCATCAAGGAAGTCGAGCGTCAGCTGCTCGTCGACGTCGTGGGGCGCCTGGCCCGGCACGGCTACCGCATTGAGGGACGAAAGGTAACAATCCAGTGA
- a CDS encoding bifunctional methylenetetrahydrofolate dehydrogenase/methenyltetrahydrofolate cyclohydrolase yields MSAQILDGKATAAAIKSELTARVAALKERGVTPGLGTLLVGDDPGSRWYVNGKHKDCAEVGITSIRRELPGTASQEEIEAVVRELNDDPACTGYIVQLPLPKGIDTNRVLELMDPAKDADGLHPTSLGRLVLGVQGPLPCTPYGIVELLRHHGVEINGAHVVVLGRGITVGRSIGLLLTRKSENATVTLCHTGTRDLAGLLRQADIVVAAAGVPHLVKPEDVKPGAAVLDVGVSRDENGKIVGDVHPGVAEVAGWISPNPGGVGPMTRAQLLVNVVEAAERAGSAG; encoded by the coding sequence ATGAGCGCCCAGATTCTCGACGGCAAGGCCACCGCGGCCGCGATCAAATCCGAACTGACCGCCCGGGTGGCGGCGCTGAAGGAGCGGGGCGTCACCCCCGGCCTCGGCACCCTGCTCGTCGGCGACGACCCGGGCAGCCGTTGGTACGTCAACGGCAAGCACAAGGACTGCGCGGAGGTCGGCATCACCTCCATCCGCCGCGAACTGCCCGGCACGGCCTCCCAGGAGGAGATCGAGGCGGTCGTGCGCGAGCTGAACGACGACCCGGCGTGCACCGGCTACATCGTCCAACTGCCGCTCCCCAAGGGCATCGACACCAACCGCGTGCTGGAGCTGATGGATCCGGCCAAGGACGCCGACGGGCTGCACCCGACCTCGCTCGGCCGCCTGGTGCTCGGCGTGCAGGGCCCGCTGCCCTGCACCCCGTACGGGATCGTCGAACTCCTGCGCCACCACGGCGTCGAGATCAACGGCGCGCACGTGGTCGTCCTGGGCCGCGGCATCACCGTGGGGCGCTCCATCGGGCTGCTGCTCACCCGCAAGTCCGAGAACGCCACGGTGACCCTGTGCCATACCGGTACCCGCGACCTCGCCGGGCTGCTGCGCCAGGCGGACATCGTCGTGGCGGCGGCGGGCGTCCCGCACCTGGTGAAGCCGGAGGACGTCAAGCCGGGCGCGGCCGTCCTCGACGTCGGCGTCAGCCGCGACGAGAACGGCAAGATCGTCGGGGACGTCCACCCGGGCGTGGCCGAGGTGGCGGGCTGGATCTCCCCGAACCCGGGCGGTGTCGGGCCGATGACCCGGGCGCAGCTGCTGGTGAACGTGGTCGAGGCGGCGGAGCGGGCCGGCAGTGCGGGCTGA